The Parvibaculaceae bacterium PLY_AMNH_Bact1 genome window below encodes:
- a CDS encoding alpha/beta hydrolase (Derived by automated computational analysis using gene prediction method: Protein Homology.) yields MKITVRLLSAIAIALGISLVWLLWPTSTPAIVDANGATVSGSIAEEEWVEVNGLKQWTLTRGRDRDNPVLLVLHGGPGAGEFAWFRAYNSNLEDEFVVVHWDQRGAGKSFDPDTPAETMNLPQIIADIDVVVDHLRTKFGRDRVAILGHSWGSLLGTTYAAAHPEKLSGYIGTGQISDMAANETTSYAFALAEAERLGNEAAIAELTEIGAPPYGVDETLVQRGWLTEFGGGLTHDGRSQLSLAWTALSIPEFNLIDLINLVRSALFSMDHLWDQIGDINLDRTYLSFEVPVFFALGRYDHQTPSELAEAYFNRLSAPDKQLFYFENSAHAPPWEEPDLFFDVMVNQIKPRLLPDR; encoded by the coding sequence ATGAAAATCACCGTCAGATTGCTCAGTGCCATTGCTATCGCCCTAGGCATTTCGCTGGTTTGGCTGCTTTGGCCAACCTCAACCCCAGCCATCGTCGACGCCAATGGCGCCACCGTTTCAGGCAGCATTGCCGAGGAAGAGTGGGTTGAGGTGAACGGCCTTAAACAATGGACGCTGACCCGGGGGCGCGACCGAGACAATCCGGTTCTGCTGGTGTTGCATGGGGGGCCTGGAGCCGGCGAGTTTGCCTGGTTCCGCGCCTATAACAGCAACCTTGAGGACGAATTCGTTGTGGTCCACTGGGATCAGCGCGGTGCCGGGAAGAGCTTCGATCCGGATACGCCTGCTGAAACCATGAACCTGCCCCAGATCATTGCCGACATTGATGTCGTCGTTGATCACCTGCGCACCAAGTTTGGACGCGACCGCGTTGCCATTCTCGGCCATTCCTGGGGATCCCTTCTCGGCACGACCTATGCGGCTGCCCACCCTGAAAAATTGTCGGGATACATTGGGACCGGCCAGATCTCCGACATGGCAGCTAATGAAACCACTTCCTATGCGTTTGCGCTGGCGGAAGCTGAGCGCCTGGGCAATGAAGCCGCGATAGCTGAGTTGACGGAAATCGGCGCACCACCCTATGGCGTCGATGAAACACTTGTTCAACGAGGGTGGCTCACTGAGTTTGGCGGTGGGCTCACCCATGATGGGCGCTCGCAACTCAGTCTCGCCTGGACGGCGCTCTCCATTCCTGAATTCAATCTGATTGATCTCATCAATCTGGTTCGAAGCGCCCTCTTCTCAATGGATCATCTGTGGGATCAGATTGGGGATATCAATCTCGACCGGACCTACCTGTCGTTTGAGGTGCCGGTCTTTTTTGCACTTGGTCGCTATGACCATCAAACACCTTCAGAGCTAGCGGAAGCCTATTTCAATCGTCTGTCCGCTCCTGACAAGCAGCTCTTCTATTTTGAGAACTCTGCACATGCACCGCCGTGGGAAGAGCCCGACCTTTTTTTCGATGTGATGGTCAATCAGATCAAACCGCGGCTGCTTCCCGACCGCTAA
- a CDS encoding hypothetical protein (Derived by automated computational analysis using gene prediction method: Protein Homology.), which translates to MTHDGLYRVPTSVLNDQSASPDAVAAAAERVGDKPLTDGLSIDMAGNMYITDVEHGGIARMAPDGSLQTLIASERVRWADGISYG; encoded by the coding sequence ATGACCCATGATGGTCTGTACCGGGTGCCGACCTCTGTTCTGAACGATCAGTCCGCTTCACCCGATGCGGTCGCTGCGGCAGCGGAGAGAGTAGGGGACAAGCCTTTGACCGACGGACTGAGCATTGATATGGCGGGGAACATGTACATCACTGATGTCGAACATGGTGGCATTGCGCGCATGGCACCTGACGGGTCACTGCAAACCCTGATCGCCAGTGAGCGAGTCCGCTGGGCGGACGGCATCTCCTATGGATGA
- a CDS encoding HU family DNA-binding protein (Derived by automated computational analysis using gene prediction method: Protein Homology.), with protein MSWGFAPRSLEGPNVNKNDLIAVIADQTGLAKGDATKAVDCVFDTITSTLKGGDEVRLVGFGTFNVTRRNASEGRNPRTGEKIQIPASNQPKFKAGKGLKDAVNS; from the coding sequence ATCTCCTGGGGATTCGCTCCCCGCAGCCTAGAGGGGCCGAACGTGAATAAGAACGATCTCATTGCCGTCATTGCTGATCAGACTGGTCTGGCAAAGGGCGACGCCACAAAAGCCGTCGACTGCGTATTTGATACAATCACCTCCACCCTGAAGGGGGGCGATGAAGTCCGCCTGGTTGGATTTGGCACTTTCAATGTAACGCGACGGAACGCTTCTGAAGGCCGCAATCCGCGGACCGGTGAGAAGATCCAGATCCCGGCATCGAACCAGCCTAAGTTCAAAGCTGGTAAGGGCCTAAAGGACGCTGTGAACAGCTAA
- a CDS encoding hypothetical protein (Derived by automated computational analysis using gene prediction method: GeneMarkS-2+.): protein MVWLRNTGLTLVVLVTIVALTLYSRYGGGEPYPDMSTAPLFGDEALETVLAFPEPFGNVAASEDGRVFFTVHPESGPTGPVLYEIRNGKAVPYPTRRLCLLRRHDP from the coding sequence ATGGTCTGGCTGCGAAACACGGGGCTGACATTGGTTGTATTGGTGACGATTGTGGCCCTTACGCTTTACAGCCGATACGGCGGCGGGGAGCCTTACCCAGACATGTCGACAGCGCCACTCTTCGGTGATGAGGCGCTTGAAACAGTCTTGGCGTTTCCAGAGCCCTTTGGAAATGTTGCTGCATCAGAAGATGGCAGGGTGTTTTTTACCGTTCATCCGGAATCCGGACCGACGGGTCCTGTCCTTTATGAAATCCGCAATGGGAAGGCCGTTCCCTATCCGACGCGGAGACTATGTCTATTACGGCGCCATGACCCATGA
- a CDS encoding MFS transporter (Derived by automated computational analysis using gene prediction method: Protein Homology.) codes for MTRSLAPFFSLFLSTAILLLGDGLFGTLLPIRGSLNGFSATSLGLMGSAYFAGYMLGALFGPAGIMRVGHIRSFAVFASIASAAPLAHMLFSEPVAWILLRIATGFCIAGLYMIIESWLNEQANNSNRGTVFAVYRVVSLASLTLGQLALNLFDPGGFELFAVVAILTSFALVPVSLTTAVQPAPLETARVKLGELWSISPVGVMGCFIVGLVNGPFWALGPVYAREVGLDIQGVSFFMTLAILGGALLQVPVGRLSDRIDRRWVLIFVLAGVALTAAYLSLAPGQVGTSSIYLGAFGFGAFALSLYGLCVAQANDHAAPHQFVLVASGLTLVFAVGAMTGPLVISGLIGLLGIGAVFALSALSSGLFIFFVLARIFTREAVAEEEKEDFVAVPISQTTAAPLELDPRADGEEVPPK; via the coding sequence ATGACGCGCAGTCTCGCTCCCTTCTTTTCCCTGTTTCTCTCCACGGCGATCCTGCTGCTCGGTGACGGCCTGTTTGGCACCCTTCTGCCGATCAGAGGGAGCCTCAACGGCTTTTCAGCCACGAGCCTCGGGCTCATGGGATCAGCCTATTTTGCCGGCTATATGCTCGGAGCCTTGTTCGGGCCCGCCGGTATCATGCGCGTCGGCCACATTCGCTCCTTTGCTGTCTTCGCATCGATCGCCTCAGCAGCACCGCTTGCTCACATGCTCTTCTCAGAGCCTGTGGCCTGGATACTGCTGCGGATTGCGACAGGCTTCTGTATCGCCGGTCTCTACATGATTATCGAGAGCTGGCTCAACGAACAGGCCAACAACTCTAACCGAGGGACGGTGTTCGCGGTCTATCGCGTCGTCAGCCTCGCGTCGCTCACGCTCGGCCAGCTGGCGCTCAACCTGTTTGATCCAGGCGGCTTCGAACTTTTTGCTGTCGTCGCCATCCTGACGTCATTTGCCCTTGTGCCCGTTTCGCTCACAACGGCTGTGCAACCGGCCCCGCTTGAGACGGCCCGGGTAAAACTTGGAGAGCTCTGGTCGATCTCGCCAGTTGGTGTGATGGGTTGCTTCATCGTTGGACTCGTCAACGGCCCGTTTTGGGCGCTGGGGCCCGTCTACGCGCGAGAAGTGGGGCTCGACATTCAGGGGGTTTCCTTCTTTATGACGCTGGCTATTCTCGGCGGCGCCCTACTGCAGGTCCCTGTTGGTCGGCTGTCTGACCGGATCGACCGTCGGTGGGTCCTGATCTTTGTTCTGGCAGGAGTCGCTCTTACGGCAGCCTATCTCAGCCTTGCGCCTGGACAGGTGGGGACTTCAAGCATCTATCTCGGCGCTTTTGGTTTTGGCGCATTTGCGCTGTCGCTTTATGGCCTCTGTGTCGCGCAGGCAAACGACCATGCGGCGCCACACCAGTTTGTCCTGGTTGCAAGCGGCCTGACCCTGGTCTTCGCCGTAGGCGCGATGACAGGACCGCTTGTTATCTCTGGTTTGATCGGTCTCTTGGGCATTGGAGCGGTTTTTGCTCTGTCTGCTCTATCTTCAGGCCTGTTTATCTTCTTTGTTCTCGCCCGGATCTTCACCCGCGAAGCCGTTGCAGAAGAAGAAAAAGAGGATTTCGTTGCGGTTCCCATCAGCCAAACGACCGCTGCACCACTGGAGCTGGACCCCCGGGCAGATGGCGAAGAGGTCCCACCGAAATAG
- a CDS encoding helix-turn-helix domain-containing protein (Derived by automated computational analysis using gene prediction method: Protein Homology.), whose translation MKKVDLKSAPDAGAWQDEAGFWAKLEEAGANPECDIRRLLRVVLNRWAPLILLNLAQAPQRFGELRRRIPTLSQKVMTQNLRALEEAALISRSVVDTSPPQVTYALTPEAGPLIEHLMQIAAWANEHTADA comes from the coding sequence ATGAAAAAAGTCGATCTCAAAAGTGCGCCAGACGCAGGTGCCTGGCAGGACGAAGCCGGTTTTTGGGCAAAACTCGAAGAGGCTGGCGCCAATCCGGAATGTGATATCCGTCGATTGTTGCGGGTTGTCCTCAATCGCTGGGCGCCGCTTATCCTTCTCAACCTCGCACAGGCGCCGCAGCGTTTTGGCGAGCTGCGTCGACGCATCCCAACCCTGTCTCAAAAGGTCATGACCCAAAACCTGCGCGCACTTGAAGAGGCGGCCCTGATTTCAAGGTCTGTCGTCGATACGTCGCCTCCTCAGGTCACCTATGCGCTAACGCCAGAAGCCGGTCCCCTCATTGAGCATTTGATGCAGATTGCCGCATGGGCGAACGAGCACACGGCTGACGCCTGA